One segment of Arcanobacterium haemolyticum DSM 20595 DNA contains the following:
- a CDS encoding glycine C-acetyltransferase, with the protein MFSIREDLARTLQEIREAGLFKSERAIVSPQSAHIRTADGELLNFCANNYLGLADNPEIIAAAHAGLDEYGYGTASVRFICGTQDIHRDLERKIADYVGMEDAILFPSAFDANGGIFEVLLSKDDAVISDELNHASIIDGVRLSKARRFRYKNSDMGELREQLVAAREGGAGRILIVTDGVFSMDGYYAKLPEICDLAEEFGAMVMVDDSHATGIVGEHGSGTPSKFGVADRVDILSGTLGKALGGASGGYIAGPAELVALLKQRARPYLFSNAVAPSLVAGSLKALDVARAGDDLRERVADNAQLFRTLMAEAGFELLPGSHAIIAVMFPGDDGARLAGQIAAKLGELGVYVTAFSYPVVPLGKARIRVQLSAAHSADDVRAAVAAFVAARDAVM; encoded by the coding sequence ATGTTTAGTATTCGTGAGGATTTGGCGCGGACTTTACAGGAGATCCGTGAGGCTGGGTTGTTTAAGAGCGAGCGTGCGATTGTTTCGCCGCAGTCTGCGCACATTCGTACCGCTGATGGCGAGTTGCTGAATTTTTGTGCGAACAATTATTTGGGTTTGGCGGATAATCCTGAGATTATTGCGGCGGCTCACGCGGGCTTGGACGAGTATGGGTATGGTACGGCGTCGGTTCGTTTTATTTGTGGTACGCAGGATATTCACCGCGATTTGGAGCGGAAGATTGCGGATTACGTGGGGATGGAGGACGCGATTTTGTTCCCATCTGCGTTTGACGCCAACGGTGGTATTTTCGAAGTTTTGTTGAGTAAAGACGACGCGGTGATTTCTGATGAGCTGAATCATGCGTCGATTATCGACGGCGTTCGGCTGAGTAAGGCTCGGCGCTTCCGTTACAAGAATTCGGACATGGGCGAGCTTCGTGAGCAGCTGGTTGCTGCGCGTGAGGGTGGCGCTGGCCGGATCTTGATCGTGACGGATGGCGTTTTTTCGATGGATGGCTACTATGCGAAGCTTCCGGAGATTTGTGACTTGGCTGAAGAGTTTGGTGCGATGGTGATGGTTGACGATTCGCACGCGACTGGCATTGTGGGTGAGCATGGTTCGGGCACGCCGTCGAAGTTTGGTGTTGCGGATCGTGTGGATATTTTGAGTGGCACCTTGGGTAAGGCGCTTGGTGGTGCGTCCGGTGGCTATATTGCTGGGCCTGCTGAGTTGGTTGCGTTGTTGAAGCAGCGCGCACGGCCATATCTGTTCTCGAATGCGGTTGCGCCTTCGTTGGTTGCGGGTTCGTTGAAGGCGTTGGACGTGGCGCGCGCGGGTGACGATTTGCGTGAGCGTGTGGCCGATAATGCTCAGTTGTTCCGTACGTTGATGGCTGAGGCTGGGTTTGAGTTGTTGCCTGGAAGTCACGCGATTATTGCGGTGATGTTCCCTGGCGACGACGGGGCTCGCCTCGCCGGCCAGATTGCCGCTAAGTTGGGTGAACTGGGAGTTTATGTAACCGCGTTCTCGTATCCGGTGGTTCCGCTGGGTAAGGCTCGTATTCGTGTTCAGTTGTCTGCGGCTCATTCGGCTGATGATGTGCGGGCTGCTGTGGCTGCGTTTGTGGCTGCCCGCGATGCCGTGATGTGA
- the tdh gene encoding L-threonine 3-dehydrogenase produces MRALVKPIEGPGLELREVPEPTPGRGEVKIKVMRAGLCGTDLHILSWDDFAAAHVKAGQTIGHEFYGEIVELGPGVAEGDADGELHVGQRVSVEGHVVCGRCRNCRSGRRHMCPNTVSIGVDRNGAFADFVVVPATNVWVQPDVIDPELGAIFDPLGNAVHTAFQFPLTAEDVLVTGAGPIGIMCAAIARHAGARNVVLTDINDERLELAKAIDGVVGVNTMREDVRDRFDALGMAEGFDVGLEISGSPVAMSQMIDLCTNGANIALLGLPARQYAIDWNKLIARMLTVRGVYGRAMYDTWYRATYLMTGSERFREQIRQVITHRFAPANWEEAFETAKAGHAGKIILEWND; encoded by the coding sequence ATGCGAGCGCTTGTTAAACCGATTGAAGGTCCGGGGTTAGAGTTACGTGAGGTTCCGGAGCCTACTCCAGGCCGCGGTGAGGTCAAGATTAAGGTGATGCGTGCCGGCTTGTGTGGTACGGATTTGCATATTCTTTCGTGGGATGATTTTGCGGCCGCGCACGTGAAGGCCGGGCAGACCATTGGGCACGAGTTTTATGGCGAGATCGTGGAGTTGGGCCCGGGCGTTGCGGAGGGCGACGCCGATGGGGAGCTTCACGTGGGGCAGCGTGTTTCGGTGGAGGGGCACGTTGTGTGTGGCCGGTGCCGGAATTGCCGTTCGGGGCGGCGCCACATGTGCCCGAACACGGTGTCTATTGGGGTAGATCGCAATGGTGCGTTTGCTGATTTTGTGGTTGTGCCGGCAACGAACGTGTGGGTGCAGCCGGACGTGATCGATCCTGAATTGGGCGCGATTTTTGATCCTCTTGGGAACGCTGTGCATACGGCTTTCCAGTTCCCGTTGACTGCCGAAGATGTGTTGGTGACTGGCGCTGGGCCGATCGGCATTATGTGTGCGGCGATTGCCCGGCATGCTGGGGCGCGTAACGTTGTGTTGACTGATATTAACGATGAGCGTTTGGAGCTTGCGAAGGCGATTGATGGCGTTGTAGGCGTGAATACGATGCGTGAGGATGTGCGTGATCGTTTCGATGCGTTGGGCATGGCTGAGGGTTTCGATGTGGGCTTGGAGATTTCCGGTTCGCCTGTGGCGATGTCTCAGATGATTGATCTGTGTACGAATGGTGCGAACATTGCGTTGTTGGGGTTGCCTGCGCGCCAGTATGCGATTGATTGGAACAAGTTGATTGCGCGGATGTTGACAGTGAGGGGCGTGTATGGCCGCGCGATGTACGATACGTGGTACCGCGCTACTTATTTGATGACTGGTTCGGAGCGTTTCCGGGAGCAGATTCGCCAGGTGATTACGCACCGGTTTGCGCCAGCGAATTGGGAAGAGGCGTTTGAGACGGCGAAGGCCGGGCATGCTGGCAAGATTATTTTGGAATGGAATGATTAA
- a CDS encoding TrkH family potassium uptake protein: MNRLRKMRPTYILIVAFLVTLLAGTFLLMLPISVTGQPPWPYPLSTPPHEYGPRFAGGAPFSVAFFTATSATAVTGLAVVDTATYYTTFGQSIIAVLIQLGGMGTMTIVTLVAMVLARRLNMRTREVASASVSGMSMGNVRRVVFGVVALTALVETSIAGALLGRFLYLGHSFSTALGEAWFHSISAFNNAGFSLYTDSLIEFATDPWIILPISAGIIIGGLGYPALLAFYGFGLHWWRWPMTTRLVAVGTSSLLVFGWVFFALAEWNNPNTLGPEGPGGKILMAFFASVTPRTAGFNSLDVASLTDISRVLTDILMFIGGGPGGTAGGVKITTVFVIGFVVWSEMRGGRAVNVLGLRLPRSAQRQALTVMSLSSIAVMVGTMLIMVQTTVNLDQALFEVVSAFATVGLSTGITPSLPASSQLVLITLMIIGRLGPLTIATALALRTSPLTYELPKDRPLIG; this comes from the coding sequence GTGAATCGTCTCCGAAAGATGCGACCCACCTACATCCTTATCGTTGCCTTCTTGGTGACGCTCCTGGCGGGTACCTTCCTGTTGATGCTCCCGATTTCTGTAACCGGGCAGCCTCCTTGGCCATATCCTTTATCCACACCTCCGCACGAATACGGGCCGCGGTTTGCTGGCGGTGCGCCTTTTTCCGTTGCGTTTTTTACCGCCACGTCTGCCACAGCCGTAACCGGCCTTGCCGTTGTTGACACGGCCACGTATTACACCACGTTTGGGCAGAGCATTATTGCCGTGCTAATTCAGCTTGGAGGCATGGGCACAATGACCATTGTGACTCTTGTTGCGATGGTTTTGGCGCGGCGTCTCAACATGCGAACCCGTGAGGTTGCTTCCGCATCCGTGAGCGGGATGAGCATGGGGAACGTGCGCCGCGTTGTGTTTGGTGTTGTTGCCCTAACTGCCCTGGTAGAAACAAGTATTGCTGGCGCTTTGTTGGGGCGTTTTTTGTATCTTGGGCATTCGTTTTCTACCGCGTTGGGTGAGGCATGGTTCCATTCGATTTCTGCGTTTAACAACGCCGGTTTTTCGCTTTATACCGATTCGTTGATCGAGTTTGCTACAGATCCGTGGATTATTTTGCCAATTTCCGCCGGGATTATTATCGGCGGGCTTGGCTATCCGGCTTTGCTGGCTTTTTACGGGTTTGGGTTGCATTGGTGGCGGTGGCCGATGACTACTCGCTTAGTTGCCGTTGGCACAAGCAGCCTGCTCGTGTTTGGCTGGGTTTTCTTTGCGTTGGCTGAGTGGAATAATCCGAATACGTTGGGGCCTGAGGGGCCTGGCGGCAAGATTTTGATGGCGTTCTTCGCTTCTGTGACGCCACGTACTGCCGGTTTCAATTCTCTTGACGTTGCTTCTTTGACCGACATTTCCCGCGTTCTCACCGACATTTTGATGTTTATTGGCGGCGGACCTGGTGGTACTGCGGGCGGCGTGAAGATTACAACCGTGTTTGTGATCGGGTTTGTTGTGTGGTCTGAGATGCGTGGTGGGCGCGCCGTGAACGTGTTGGGGTTGCGGTTGCCGCGTTCGGCGCAGCGTCAGGCACTGACGGTTATGTCTCTTTCTTCTATCGCCGTGATGGTTGGCACGATGCTGATTATGGTTCAGACTACCGTGAATTTGGACCAGGCGTTGTTTGAGGTTGTGTCCGCGTTTGCTACGGTTGGATTGTCTACGGGGATTACGCCATCGTTGCCTGCTTCGAGCCAGCTTGTGTTGATTACATTGATGATTATTGGGCGGTTGGGTCCGTTGACTATCGCTACCGCGTTAGCGTTGCGTACCAGCCCGCTCACGTACGAACTTCCTAAGGATCGGCCGTTGATCGGCTAA
- a CDS encoding potassium channel family protein, whose translation MRLRRSVQEHDVAVFGLGRFGSALALELVYAGYSVLGIDKSPAVVQSLASRLPHVVAADPTNEETLRELGIQDFSRVVVAIGNDLASSILATSALLKMNGPDVWAKASTPQQGQILEQMGVKHIFYPETDMGRRAAHIVAQSFNDYVELGYGYALVSTTVNDAMTGKQLADLGLRRAKGISVIAVKGSNDQWVNAYAETILKPGDEILAVGPAKTIGSIVAE comes from the coding sequence ATGCGTTTGCGCCGTTCAGTTCAAGAGCACGACGTTGCCGTGTTCGGTTTGGGCCGTTTTGGTTCTGCTCTCGCGTTGGAGCTTGTGTATGCAGGTTACAGCGTGTTGGGTATCGATAAGTCACCTGCGGTTGTGCAGAGTTTGGCGAGTAGGCTTCCTCATGTGGTTGCGGCCGATCCCACGAACGAGGAAACTTTGCGTGAGCTTGGCATTCAGGATTTTTCGCGTGTTGTGGTTGCGATTGGGAACGATTTGGCTTCGTCGATTTTGGCTACGTCTGCGTTGTTGAAGATGAATGGTCCCGACGTCTGGGCGAAAGCTTCCACCCCGCAGCAGGGGCAGATTTTAGAGCAGATGGGTGTGAAACATATTTTCTACCCTGAGACTGACATGGGGCGCCGCGCGGCACACATTGTGGCACAGTCGTTTAACGATTACGTTGAGTTGGGGTACGGTTACGCACTTGTTTCGACGACGGTGAACGACGCCATGACCGGCAAACAACTTGCTGATCTGGGATTGCGCCGAGCAAAGGGCATTTCTGTTATCGCTGTGAAGGGTTCGAATGATCAGTGGGTGAATGCTTATGCTGAAACGATTTTGAAGCCGGGTGACGAAATTCTGGCCGTTGGCCCTGCCAAGACTATCGGATCGATCGTGGCGGAGTAG
- a CDS encoding alanine/glycine:cation symporter family protein, with amino-acid sequence MYTIWDSVNSTLSSFNDFIYSWMLIPLLVGAGLYFTLRSKGLQFRLFGTMFSVIGHSRDVQHGQISSFQAFAMGLAARVGTGNIAGVAVAITLGGPGAVFWMWVVALLGMATAFIEATLAQLFKMPWRDGTFRGGPAYYIWKGLGSWGWGAAFAVSLLFTYGIAFELVQANTISNTLHDAYGWPAWATGLVVTFFTGLVILGGIKSVARVTEYLAPAMALIYIGIALLVIATHIGDVIPVFGEIFESAFGLNEAFAGTAGGFTAALMNGVKRGLYSNEAGMGSAPNAASTATTIHPARQGLIQAMGVFVDTILVCSATAFIILTSGIYIPGQDVEGATLTTGAAISALGPWVQHIMVVLILVFCFSSLIGNYAYAEVNMDYLFPGKKTANMVLRLAIIGATFVGSIAKLGLVWTLADTSMFFMAVINLVAIILLGKWAIGILKDFEASGGKGAFVAVDNPYLPRQLEETIWTKETAGMEH; translated from the coding sequence ATGTATACGATCTGGGACAGCGTTAATAGCACGTTGAGTTCGTTTAACGATTTCATTTATTCGTGGATGTTGATCCCTCTCCTCGTTGGGGCGGGGCTGTATTTCACATTGCGATCCAAAGGACTGCAATTTCGGCTATTTGGCACCATGTTTTCTGTTATCGGGCATAGTCGCGATGTTCAACACGGCCAAATATCGTCGTTTCAAGCATTTGCGATGGGGTTAGCGGCTCGCGTTGGTACGGGTAATATCGCTGGAGTAGCTGTTGCTATCACGCTTGGCGGACCGGGCGCTGTTTTCTGGATGTGGGTTGTTGCACTTCTAGGCATGGCAACAGCATTCATAGAAGCGACTCTAGCGCAGCTGTTTAAGATGCCGTGGCGCGATGGAACATTCCGTGGCGGCCCTGCCTACTACATTTGGAAAGGTCTAGGATCGTGGGGATGGGGAGCGGCTTTCGCAGTATCGCTTTTGTTCACGTACGGCATTGCATTTGAACTTGTGCAAGCAAACACGATCTCTAACACTCTTCACGACGCGTACGGTTGGCCAGCATGGGCCACAGGATTAGTGGTCACCTTTTTTACCGGCCTAGTCATTTTAGGTGGAATTAAGTCTGTTGCTCGCGTGACTGAATATCTCGCTCCGGCCATGGCGCTCATTTACATTGGAATTGCACTTCTTGTTATTGCCACTCACATTGGCGATGTGATCCCAGTGTTCGGTGAAATCTTCGAATCAGCATTCGGCTTGAATGAAGCATTTGCAGGAACTGCCGGTGGTTTCACTGCGGCCCTGATGAATGGTGTGAAACGAGGCTTATATTCCAACGAAGCTGGCATGGGCTCTGCTCCGAATGCCGCATCTACGGCCACTACTATCCACCCGGCTCGCCAGGGCCTGATCCAGGCGATGGGTGTTTTTGTGGATACGATTCTGGTCTGTTCCGCAACTGCGTTCATTATTTTAACTTCGGGAATTTACATTCCAGGGCAAGATGTTGAAGGCGCGACGCTAACCACCGGTGCAGCAATATCCGCATTAGGGCCTTGGGTTCAACACATTATGGTTGTTCTTATCCTCGTGTTTTGTTTCTCCAGCTTAATCGGCAACTATGCCTATGCTGAAGTGAATATGGACTACCTATTCCCAGGTAAGAAGACAGCGAATATGGTGTTGCGCCTCGCGATCATCGGCGCGACATTCGTTGGTTCTATCGCCAAACTCGGACTGGTATGGACGCTCGCGGATACGTCGATGTTCTTTATGGCAGTTATCAACTTAGTGGCCATAATATTGCTCGGTAAGTGGGCTATTGGCATCTTGAAAGACTTTGAAGCGTCCGGCGGCAAAGGAGCATTCGTTGCTGTGGATAACCCATACTTGCCGCGTCAATTGGAAGAAACCATCTGGACAAAAGAAACAGCTGGTATGGAGCACTGA